From Kineosporia succinea, the proteins below share one genomic window:
- a CDS encoding HAD family hydrolase has translation MPSEQLVVGFDLDMTLVDSADGIVATLQRTRQQVLGDAPGPVVDRKRAWPLMGYPLDRIISELMPGADVDLLADTYRSLYPTTGLARNTLLPGVHEAFAAIREAGGRVLVISAKSEPGVHTVLEALGLLDGKHRPDLIAGGRFGVAKGELLAVEGASAYVGDHVGDVAAARFAGAASVGVSTGPQSADELRAAGADVVLEDLLGFPRWLSGHLAGLSRSHVSN, from the coding sequence GTGCCGAGTGAGCAACTGGTGGTCGGATTCGACCTCGACATGACCCTGGTGGACTCCGCCGACGGCATCGTGGCGACCCTCCAGCGCACCCGGCAGCAGGTGCTGGGCGATGCGCCGGGTCCGGTGGTCGACCGCAAACGTGCCTGGCCGCTGATGGGTTACCCCCTCGACCGCATCATCTCCGAGCTGATGCCGGGGGCCGACGTCGATCTGCTCGCCGACACCTACCGCTCGCTCTACCCCACCACCGGCCTGGCGCGGAACACGCTGCTGCCGGGGGTGCACGAGGCGTTCGCGGCGATCCGTGAGGCGGGCGGCCGGGTGCTGGTGATCTCGGCCAAGTCCGAGCCCGGCGTGCACACGGTGCTCGAGGCGCTGGGACTGCTCGACGGCAAGCACCGGCCCGACCTGATCGCGGGTGGGCGTTTCGGCGTCGCCAAGGGCGAACTGCTCGCGGTGGAGGGTGCGTCGGCCTACGTCGGTGACCACGTCGGCGACGTGGCGGCGGCGAGGTTCGCGGGCGCCGCCAGTGTGGGTGTCAGCACCGGTCCGCAGTCGGCCGACGAGCTCAGGGCGGCAGGTGCCGACGTCGTCCTCGAGGATCTTCTCGGATTTCCCCGGTGGCTTTCGGGTCATCTGGCCGGATTAAGCCGTTCGCACGTCAGCAACTGA
- a CDS encoding DUF3027 domain-containing protein yields the protein MTDQQMTATVDETDAVAPEQTEAQVDAPVRVPSEPDPLAAAAVDIARQAAEDVAQPGTVGRHLSVSVDQAGLTMHAFDCTSKGYRGWRWAVTLAHVPGSDRVTVCDTVLLPGAESIMAPDWVPWSDRIAPGDLGAGDELPYKPSDPNLVPGYTVTDEDDSDQQLFWELGLGRERVLGPEGVASAADRWHRGSHGPTADTAVQASAACVSCAYFVPLSGSLRQAFGACANEWSPADGSVVAVDFGCGAHSETDLEMPAPEPLGDHILDETVVDRMDLAEPEPAPGIETGSSVDDVEASAVTEASEDTGPGGAVASPEAGVAGVAGDSEVAGGIEDVVVAGDARVTEDVVVAGDARVTEDVVVAGDARVTEDVVVAGVVDETVADDVVADETVADETVADDVVVGEAVGGVGAGESAAGESAADESAADEAVAVGGVVADETVADQVTVDGAVADGAGVGGTVVEPRIPRDAGGTTADLVEPETAPPVEITVESTLDPEPVASPEDSVQVRSVEASVDSVGGSVESSEVESSGAPEDVHVLRSEPETDQAPPVALSPEAAAADDAALEADRAAEEAGESGDAGGPGESIEAAQGQAVDVTGESAPAGAVASETAAATGDSDSGFLPAGSTATDAVPTEIVSGGAASAEDEAVWAAGEAETASDVPGEQAERRTEVPPQS from the coding sequence ATGACGGACCAGCAGATGACGGCAACGGTCGACGAGACCGACGCGGTGGCGCCGGAGCAGACCGAAGCGCAGGTGGACGCCCCTGTCCGGGTGCCCTCGGAGCCCGACCCGCTGGCCGCGGCCGCCGTGGACATCGCACGCCAGGCCGCCGAGGATGTCGCGCAGCCGGGCACCGTCGGGCGGCACCTGTCGGTGTCGGTCGACCAGGCCGGGCTCACGATGCACGCGTTCGACTGCACCTCGAAGGGCTACCGGGGGTGGCGCTGGGCGGTCACGCTCGCTCACGTTCCCGGGTCCGACCGGGTGACGGTCTGCGACACCGTCCTGCTGCCGGGCGCCGAGTCGATCATGGCGCCCGACTGGGTGCCGTGGAGCGACCGCATCGCCCCGGGCGACCTGGGCGCCGGTGACGAGCTGCCCTACAAGCCCTCCGACCCGAACCTGGTTCCGGGCTACACGGTCACCGACGAAGACGACTCCGACCAGCAGCTCTTCTGGGAGCTCGGGCTGGGGCGCGAGCGGGTGCTGGGGCCGGAGGGCGTCGCGAGTGCGGCTGACCGTTGGCACCGGGGTTCGCACGGGCCCACGGCCGACACCGCGGTGCAGGCGTCCGCGGCGTGCGTCTCGTGCGCCTACTTCGTGCCGCTGTCGGGTTCGCTGCGTCAGGCGTTCGGTGCGTGCGCCAACGAGTGGTCGCCCGCCGACGGGTCGGTGGTCGCGGTCGACTTCGGGTGCGGCGCGCACAGCGAGACCGATCTGGAGATGCCGGCGCCCGAGCCGCTGGGCGATCACATCCTCGACGAGACCGTGGTCGACCGGATGGATCTGGCCGAGCCGGAGCCGGCGCCGGGCATCGAGACCGGGTCGAGTGTGGACGACGTGGAGGCTTCGGCGGTTACGGAGGCTTCGGAGGACACGGGTCCGGGGGGTGCTGTGGCTTCCCCGGAGGCCGGCGTTGCCGGGGTTGCCGGCGATTCCGAGGTTGCCGGGGGCATTGAGGACGTTGTGGTGGCCGGAGATGCTCGGGTCACCGAGGACGTTGTGGTTGCCGGGGACGCTCGGGTCACCGAGGACGTTGTGGTGGCCGGAGATGCTCGGGTCACCGAGGACGTTGTGGTGGCCGGAGTCGTTGACGAGACGGTTGCTGACGATGTGGTTGCCGACGAGACGGTTGCCGACGAGACGGTTGCCGACGATGTGGTTGTCGGTGAGGCGGTCGGTGGCGTCGGTGCGGGCGAGTCTGCTGCTGGCGAGTCTGCGGCTGATGAGTCTGCTGCTGATGAGGCGGTTGCGGTCGGCGGCGTGGTTGCTGACGAGACGGTTGCCGACCAGGTGACCGTGGATGGCGCGGTTGCCGACGGAGCGGGTGTCGGCGGGACGGTTGTCGAGCCGCGGATTCCGCGGGACGCCGGCGGTACCACGGCCGATCTGGTCGAGCCCGAGACGGCGCCGCCCGTGGAGATCACGGTCGAGTCGACGCTCGACCCCGAACCGGTTGCCTCTCCCGAGGATTCGGTGCAGGTGCGGTCGGTCGAGGCGTCCGTCGATTCGGTGGGTGGATCGGTCGAGTCCTCGGAGGTCGAGTCCTCGGGTGCGCCGGAAGACGTGCACGTCCTCCGGTCCGAGCCGGAGACCGACCAGGCGCCGCCCGTCGCGCTGAGCCCGGAGGCCGCTGCGGCCGACGATGCTGCGCTCGAGGCGGACCGGGCGGCCGAGGAAGCCGGCGAGTCCGGTGACGCGGGTGGCCCGGGTGAGTCGATCGAGGCCGCTCAGGGACAGGCTGTCGACGTGACGGGCGAGTCCGCCCCGGCCGGCGCCGTCGCTTCTGAAACCGCCGCGGCCACGGGCGATTCGGATAGCGGGTTCCTCCCGGCCGGGTCCACGGCGACCGATGCGGTGCCGACCGAGATCGTGTCGGGCGGGGCTGCGTCGGCCGAGGATGAGGCTGTGTGGGCCGCGGGCGAGGCCGAGACGGCTTCGGACGTTCCTGGCGAGCAGGCCGAGCGCCGGACCGAGGTGCCGCCGCAGTCGTGA
- a CDS encoding CPBP family intramembrane glutamic endopeptidase, producing the protein MKAPALRRDVSEEAPHTDPPARRRLGWEIWIVLGLSLGMSGVYSLVSIIAKLTAEGSLRSQTSTLNASQSVREYLDLTYQLLGIVNTLVPVALVIWLLAGDTPRWRARLGLNTGSAWRDLAHGAGLAALIGLPGLVLYVIGNRLNITTTVVASGLDEYWWTVPVLILQAVKNAVLEEVIVVGYLMNRLRRLGWGWPGVMAASALLRGSYHLYQGFGAFVGNAIMGVVFAEWYRRGGRVWALIVAHTILDIASFVGYQLFQDVIDRLLG; encoded by the coding sequence ATGAAGGCTCCGGCGCTGCGCCGCGACGTCAGCGAGGAGGCTCCGCACACCGACCCCCCGGCCCGGCGCCGGCTCGGCTGGGAGATCTGGATCGTGCTCGGGCTCTCGCTCGGTATGTCCGGCGTCTACTCACTCGTCAGCATCATCGCGAAGCTGACGGCCGAGGGCAGCCTGCGGTCGCAGACCTCCACGCTGAACGCCTCGCAGAGCGTCCGCGAGTACCTCGACCTGACCTACCAGCTGCTGGGCATCGTCAACACGCTGGTGCCGGTGGCCCTGGTGATCTGGCTGCTGGCCGGAGACACCCCGCGCTGGCGGGCCCGGCTGGGGCTGAACACCGGCTCCGCCTGGCGCGACCTGGCCCACGGGGCGGGCCTGGCGGCGCTGATCGGGCTGCCCGGGCTGGTGCTCTACGTCATCGGCAACCGGCTCAACATCACCACCACGGTCGTGGCCTCCGGGCTCGACGAATACTGGTGGACGGTGCCGGTGCTGATCCTCCAGGCCGTCAAGAACGCGGTGCTCGAAGAGGTCATCGTGGTCGGCTACCTGATGAACCGGCTGCGGCGGCTCGGCTGGGGCTGGCCCGGGGTGATGGCGGCGAGCGCGCTGCTGCGCGGCTCGTACCACCTGTACCAGGGGTTCGGGGCCTTCGTCGGCAACGCGATCATGGGCGTGGTGTTCGCCGAGTGGTACCGGAGGGGCGGGCGGGTGTGGGCGCTGATCGTGGCCCACACCATTCTCGACATCGCGAGTTTCGTCGGCTATCAGCTGTTCCAAGACGTGATCGACCGTCTCCTGGGCTGA
- a CDS encoding cold-shock protein, producing the protein MPTGRVKWFDAERGFGFASNDDGGEVFVHASALPEGTTTLKPGAKIEFGVAEGRRGLQALSVRLVEATPSVARAMRKPAEDMTVIVEDVIKLLDNVSNSLRRGRYPDRSSASKVATVLRAVADDLEA; encoded by the coding sequence GTGCCGACTGGCAGGGTCAAGTGGTTCGACGCCGAGCGAGGCTTTGGTTTCGCCAGCAACGATGACGGTGGCGAGGTGTTCGTGCACGCCTCCGCGCTGCCCGAGGGTACGACCACGCTCAAACCGGGTGCCAAGATCGAGTTCGGCGTCGCCGAGGGCCGTCGCGGTCTGCAGGCCCTGTCCGTGCGTCTGGTCGAGGCCACGCCGTCGGTCGCCCGCGCCATGCGCAAGCCCGCCGAGGACATGACCGTCATCGTCGAAGACGTGATCAAGCTGCTGGACAACGTGTCCAACAGCCTGCGCCGGGGGCGCTATCCCGACCGTTCGTCCGCGAGCAAGGTGGCTACCGTGCTCCGCGCCGTCGCGGACGACCTCGAGGCGTGA
- a CDS encoding sacsin N-terminal ATP-binding-like domain-containing protein, whose product MTDDRFGAADIRHRVLAAWAASPTRFREDANAEEELVLGGYRDRLVVELAQNAADAALRAGVEGRLLLQLTEGDIGPVLVAANTGAPLDADGVQALATLRASAKRDGGTVGRFGVGFAAVLAVTDEPAVLSRSGGVRFSAADTRELVRTTSLDDGAPKLAEELQRRDGHVPVLRLPFEAEGTPPEGYDTAVLLPLNGPDAVARVRQLLAEVSDVLLLALPGLEQIVVELPGENPRVISDVARRWRILRREGEIPAGLLADRPTEEQVLTRWNLTWALPLGEAELPDPAVLNAPTPSDESLPWPAVLIATVPMDVTRRHVVLGPVTDLIVENAAQAYADLLTEVTADGGEAWPLVMTGLAAGPVDSALREAVSALLPGIPLLRSAEDPKVLLRPAEALALAGPVGADRAVVGVFASWLAGLVHAPRPSWPALEYLGVRRIWLSDAVEALPALPDPPRWRAAYEALAGLTLDETIRESLAFLPIPLADGTVARGARSLLLASPETDVDAGAPISVPEALGVLGAKVVHPEAVHPLLERMGVTVAGPRALVELPVVRTAIHEISDEPGGFADLGRSPDELRDAVLALVAVAVAAGELGPGELPWLGDLELSDEDGEPTPASALAIEGSPAAEWFHPDDVGILPEWWAERWGESTLAAVGVLHGPGAFLASEVSLEPDLLGLDDEEGTPSAELDGWEDYAAWVQAVNPEMLPGGTISELVAVRDLDLVRPESLPDVVLAIAVDPLLRPALVRPARVVSAGRGFDVPSYTAWWLRSELTDQDDEGGVLAAPGAEPSLRALLPAAPEWMSGLDPAAARAVGVVSAVDDLDAQGLHDVLDRLADPDVDLTAAMLLPLLDRIADLATASAATDTAPGDHDVRALDPEHPAGTAVVPADQAVLVDSPMYRQRVDLGVQVPVAPGKAAALAGLLGLRRAQDLVAGEVDDTNGTDQTVHDTVLALLPQAPTTWREHEELTVDGVEVDWWIDAPDGRVHASTIDGLARALCWASDRWELRDLVAVVLADPGLGPDALVDQVF is encoded by the coding sequence GTGACCGACGACCGGTTCGGTGCCGCGGACATCCGGCACCGGGTCCTGGCGGCCTGGGCCGCCTCACCGACCCGGTTCCGGGAAGACGCCAACGCCGAGGAAGAACTCGTGCTCGGCGGCTACCGGGACCGGCTCGTGGTCGAGCTGGCTCAGAACGCGGCCGACGCCGCGCTGCGGGCGGGCGTCGAAGGGCGCCTGCTCCTGCAGCTCACCGAGGGAGACATCGGCCCCGTCCTGGTCGCCGCCAACACCGGCGCCCCGCTCGACGCCGACGGTGTGCAGGCCCTGGCCACCCTGCGGGCCTCGGCCAAACGTGACGGCGGCACGGTGGGCCGGTTCGGCGTCGGGTTCGCCGCCGTCCTGGCGGTCACCGACGAGCCCGCGGTGCTGAGTCGCTCTGGGGGAGTGCGCTTCTCGGCGGCGGACACCCGCGAACTGGTGCGCACCACGTCCCTCGACGACGGCGCCCCGAAACTGGCCGAGGAGCTGCAGCGCCGCGACGGGCACGTCCCGGTGCTGCGTCTGCCGTTCGAGGCCGAGGGAACTCCGCCCGAGGGCTACGACACGGCGGTACTCCTGCCGCTGAACGGGCCCGACGCCGTGGCCCGCGTGCGTCAGCTGCTGGCCGAGGTGTCCGACGTCCTTCTGCTCGCCCTGCCCGGGCTGGAGCAGATCGTCGTCGAGCTGCCCGGTGAGAACCCGCGTGTGATCAGCGATGTCGCGCGTCGCTGGCGCATCCTGCGTCGCGAGGGCGAGATCCCGGCCGGGCTGCTGGCCGACCGCCCGACCGAGGAACAGGTCCTCACCCGCTGGAACCTGACCTGGGCCCTGCCGCTGGGCGAGGCCGAGCTGCCCGATCCGGCGGTGCTGAACGCTCCCACCCCGAGTGACGAATCCCTGCCCTGGCCCGCGGTTCTCATCGCCACCGTGCCGATGGACGTGACCCGGCGGCACGTGGTGCTGGGCCCCGTCACCGACCTGATCGTCGAGAACGCCGCCCAGGCCTACGCCGACCTGCTCACCGAGGTCACGGCCGACGGTGGTGAGGCCTGGCCGCTGGTGATGACCGGCCTGGCCGCCGGGCCGGTCGACAGTGCTCTGCGTGAGGCGGTGTCGGCGCTGCTGCCCGGTATCCCGCTCCTGCGTTCCGCCGAAGACCCCAAGGTGCTGCTGCGTCCCGCCGAGGCTCTGGCGCTCGCCGGGCCGGTGGGCGCCGACCGCGCCGTGGTCGGTGTCTTCGCCTCCTGGCTGGCCGGTCTCGTGCACGCGCCGCGTCCGTCGTGGCCGGCGCTGGAGTACCTCGGGGTGCGCCGGATCTGGTTGTCCGACGCGGTCGAGGCCCTGCCCGCGCTCCCCGACCCGCCACGCTGGCGGGCCGCCTACGAGGCGCTGGCCGGGCTGACCCTCGACGAAACCATCCGCGAGTCACTGGCTTTCCTGCCGATCCCGCTCGCCGACGGCACCGTCGCGCGCGGTGCCCGCAGTCTGCTGCTGGCCTCGCCGGAGACCGATGTCGACGCCGGGGCGCCGATCTCGGTGCCCGAGGCACTGGGCGTGCTCGGTGCCAAGGTCGTCCACCCGGAGGCGGTGCACCCACTGCTGGAGCGGATGGGCGTCACCGTGGCCGGGCCGCGGGCGCTGGTCGAGCTTCCCGTCGTCCGCACCGCGATCCACGAGATCAGCGACGAGCCGGGCGGTTTCGCCGATCTCGGCCGCAGCCCCGACGAACTGCGTGACGCCGTGCTGGCCCTGGTCGCGGTGGCGGTCGCGGCCGGTGAGCTCGGGCCGGGCGAACTGCCGTGGCTGGGCGACCTGGAACTGAGCGACGAAGACGGTGAGCCCACCCCGGCGTCGGCCCTGGCGATCGAGGGCAGCCCGGCGGCGGAGTGGTTCCACCCGGACGACGTCGGCATCCTGCCCGAGTGGTGGGCGGAGCGCTGGGGTGAGAGCACCCTGGCCGCGGTCGGTGTGCTGCACGGACCGGGCGCCTTCCTGGCCTCCGAGGTGTCGCTCGAGCCCGATCTGCTGGGTCTGGACGACGAAGAGGGAACGCCCTCCGCCGAGCTCGACGGGTGGGAGGACTACGCCGCCTGGGTGCAGGCCGTCAACCCCGAGATGCTACCCGGTGGAACGATTTCCGAGCTCGTCGCCGTGCGTGACCTGGACCTGGTGCGGCCGGAGTCGCTGCCCGACGTGGTGCTCGCGATCGCCGTCGACCCGCTGCTGCGCCCCGCGCTGGTGCGCCCGGCGCGGGTGGTCTCGGCTGGCCGGGGCTTCGACGTGCCCTCGTACACCGCCTGGTGGCTACGTTCGGAACTGACCGACCAGGACGACGAGGGCGGGGTTCTGGCCGCGCCCGGTGCCGAGCCCTCCCTGCGTGCACTGCTGCCTGCCGCTCCCGAGTGGATGTCCGGCCTCGACCCCGCCGCGGCCCGGGCCGTGGGTGTGGTCAGCGCCGTCGACGACCTCGACGCTCAGGGGCTGCACGACGTGCTCGACCGTCTCGCCGATCCGGACGTCGATCTCACCGCGGCGATGCTGCTTCCCCTGCTCGACCGGATCGCCGATCTGGCGACGGCGTCGGCCGCCACCGACACCGCTCCCGGTGACCACGACGTCCGTGCGCTCGATCCCGAACACCCGGCCGGTACCGCCGTGGTGCCGGCCGACCAGGCCGTGCTCGTCGACTCGCCGATGTATCGCCAGCGCGTCGACCTCGGGGTGCAGGTGCCGGTCGCACCCGGCAAGGCGGCGGCGCTGGCCGGGCTGCTGGGACTACGGCGCGCGCAGGACCTGGTGGCGGGCGAGGTGGACGACACCAACGGCACCGACCAGACGGTGCACGACACGGTGCTGGCTCTCCTGCCTCAGGCACCGACCACCTGGCGCGAGCACGAGGAACTCACGGTTGACGGCGTGGAGGTGGACTGGTGGATCGACGCGCCCGACGGGCGTGTCCATGCGTCCACCATCGACGGACTCGCCCGCGCCCTGTGCTGGGCCAGTGACCGCTGGGAGCTACGGGACCTCGTCGCCGTGGTGCTCGCCGACCCCGGGCTTGGACCGGATGCGCTGGTTGATCAGGTTTTCTGA
- a CDS encoding MFS transporter, which produces MSPMFRALSIRNYRLWASGAIVSNTGTWMQRVAQDWLVLTQLTDNSGVAVGITTALQFAPVLLLAPWAGAATDRFDRRKVLIATQIASAVLGLTLGLLVVTGLAELWMVYALATGLGIVAAVDGPARQAFVSELVPVDYLPNAVGLNSASFNAGRLLGPGIAGLLINWFGTGPVFLINGVSFIAVVFSLTRMNRAELGHQQRPARGNRSARAGLAYVRSRPEIALIMGIVGLVAMLGLNSQITIALMARLTFDKGAGEYGILGSVMAIGSLGGALLAARREHPTVKLVIGAAAAFGATSILSALMPTYWSFGLMLIPVGLFALTMLTAANATIQLATEPAMRGRVMALYMAILMGGTPVGSPIIGWIGEEFGPRWTVLIGGIGTLLVALAAMALVSRSPVLQEAVARADRGPALTVTATTERAKTTGTPESEAVARATASRAETTTEVTGKSAV; this is translated from the coding sequence GTGAGTCCCATGTTCCGGGCCCTGAGTATCCGCAACTACCGCCTCTGGGCGTCCGGTGCCATCGTGTCCAACACCGGCACCTGGATGCAGCGCGTGGCCCAGGACTGGCTGGTCCTCACCCAGCTGACCGACAACTCCGGCGTCGCCGTCGGCATCACCACCGCGCTGCAGTTCGCCCCCGTGCTCCTGCTGGCTCCCTGGGCCGGCGCGGCCACCGACCGGTTCGACCGGCGCAAGGTGCTGATCGCCACCCAGATCGCCTCGGCCGTGCTCGGTCTGACGCTGGGCCTGCTCGTGGTCACCGGCCTTGCCGAGCTCTGGATGGTCTACGCACTGGCGACCGGCCTCGGCATCGTCGCCGCCGTCGACGGCCCCGCGCGCCAGGCCTTCGTGTCCGAACTGGTGCCGGTCGACTACCTGCCCAACGCCGTCGGCCTCAACTCCGCCTCGTTCAACGCGGGCCGCCTGCTCGGCCCGGGCATCGCCGGCCTGCTGATCAACTGGTTCGGCACCGGCCCGGTCTTCTTGATCAACGGCGTCAGCTTCATCGCCGTGGTGTTCTCGCTGACCCGGATGAACCGCGCCGAGCTCGGCCACCAGCAGCGCCCCGCCCGGGGCAACCGCTCGGCCCGGGCCGGTCTGGCCTACGTGCGCAGCCGCCCCGAGATCGCCCTGATCATGGGCATCGTCGGCCTGGTGGCCATGCTGGGCCTGAACTCGCAGATCACGATCGCCCTGATGGCCCGCCTGACCTTCGACAAGGGGGCCGGTGAGTACGGCATCCTCGGCTCGGTCATGGCGATCGGCTCGCTCGGCGGTGCCCTCCTGGCGGCCCGCCGTGAGCACCCCACCGTGAAGCTGGTGATCGGCGCCGCCGCGGCCTTCGGGGCCACGTCGATCCTGTCGGCGCTGATGCCCACCTACTGGTCGTTCGGCCTGATGCTGATCCCCGTCGGCCTGTTCGCGCTGACCATGCTGACCGCCGCCAACGCCACCATCCAGCTCGCCACCGAACCGGCCATGCGCGGCCGGGTGATGGCTCTGTACATGGCGATCCTGATGGGCGGCACGCCGGTCGGCTCGCCGATCATCGGCTGGATCGGCGAGGAGTTCGGCCCGCGCTGGACCGTGCTGATCGGCGGTATCGGCACGCTGCTCGTCGCGCTGGCCGCGATGGCTCTGGTCAGCCGCTCGCCGGTGCTGCAGGAGGCGGTGGCCCGCGCCGACCGGGGCCCCGCGCTCACGGTCACGGCGACCACCGAGCGGGCCAAGACCACCGGCACGCCGGAGTCGGAGGCCGTGGCCCGGGCCACCGCCTCGCGGGCCGAGACCACGACCGAGGTCACCGGTAAGTCCGCGGTGTGA
- a CDS encoding MarR family winged helix-turn-helix transcriptional regulator produces MNVLEETELRVSLMKVTRRLRAEKSDSELTDSQLSVLAVLDRRGPLTPRALSDFERVQPPSMTRTLAALADRGLVNREPDPADGRQIIVRITGSGVAAVTETRRQRDAWLARRLADLDPDERAVLATASQILRRIADS; encoded by the coding sequence GTGAACGTGCTCGAGGAGACAGAGCTGCGCGTGTCCTTGATGAAGGTGACGCGCAGGCTGCGCGCGGAGAAGTCGGACAGTGAACTCACCGACAGTCAGCTGTCGGTGCTCGCCGTGCTCGACCGCCGTGGCCCCCTGACCCCACGCGCACTGTCTGATTTCGAACGGGTGCAGCCGCCTTCGATGACGCGCACCCTCGCCGCCCTGGCTGATCGCGGTCTGGTCAACCGCGAGCCGGATCCGGCTGACGGCCGGCAGATCATCGTCCGGATCACCGGATCCGGGGTCGCCGCCGTCACCGAGACCCGACGGCAGCGCGACGCCTGGCTGGCCCGACGGCTGGCCGACCTCGACCCGGACGAGCGAGCCGTCCTCGCTACTGCGTCACAGATCTTGAGGAGGATCGCCGACTCGTGA